The region TCGACTGGCGAGACGCCGGTGACCCCGCCCCGCTCCTCGCCGGACGGCCGGGCGAGCTTCTCGCCGAGTGGGGTGTCCACGCGCGCGCGGACGAGGCCCGTGCCGCCCGCGAGCGGCCGCGCGACGTGACCGCGCTGTACGGCGGGGAGTGGTGGTCGTTCCCGTCGGGGATGCTGCAGACCACGGGCATCCTCCCGTCCCGCGAGCCGGCCGGACTCACCCTCGTCGAAGACGGGTTCGGGTGGACCGATGGCGTCGCCATTCCGGTTCGCGGCGCCGGCCGCACATTCGAGATCCGCGGGCCCGAGGACTGGGTGGAGCTGTGCCGGCGGCATCCGCTCGACCTCACCGCCGCGCGGCGGCACGAGTGGTACCGCGTGACCGGAAGGGACGGCGGCTGGGTGATCCCCGACTGGGAGCGCGTGGCACAGGAGTGGGATGCCGTGCACCTGACCGCCCTCGGCTATCTCACCGCGGCCACGCGCGAGCTCGCGGTCTCGGAGGGGTACGCGACGGTGCTGGGCGGGTGGAGTCCCGATGTCACGGTCTGGCTGACCGACGTCGCCCGGGAGTGGGACGCTCCGCGGGTCGCCTGGCATCGCGAGCGCGACGGCGACGAGTGGATGCCGGTGGGCTGATCCTCCGACCGGGGCCTCAGCCGCGCTCCAGCACGGCGGTCGTGCGCGGGCCGAGGCCCAGCGTGCGGGCGGCCTCGAGCTGGTCGATCGTGTCGACATCGCGGTGCAGGGTCGGCGCATCCGTCGTCGCGAGCGGAACGCAGCCGAGCGCGAGATGACGCGCGAACGAGCCGTCGCCGAACGACGATGCCCACGCCACGCCCGCTCCCGCGGTGACGAGCGTCGACCCGGTGCCCTCGGCGTCGGCGGCGACTCCTCGCGGAACCGATGCCGCTTCCCGCAGGGCGACGGCGAGCTCGTCGGGCCGGAGCGCCGGCAGGTCGCCGAGCAGGGCTGCGCGCGGCATCGCGTCGTCGACCTCCGCCATCCCAGCGGCGATCGCTCCGTCGAGTCCAGCCGCGAAGACGGAGTCCGCGCGCCCGGCGATCGCCTCGGCCGCGCGGTGCTCGCGCGCGGCGGTCTCGTCGATCCAGCGCACCCCGGCGATGCCGGCGGCGTGCATCGGCATCGCCGCGTCGTCGGTGACCACGACCACCCGCGCGACCTCATCGCAGGCGGCGACGGCCGCGAGCGCGTCGAGGGCGATCGCCCGCGCCAGTGCGATGCGATCGACCCCCGGCGCATCGAGACGCGATTTGCCGCGCGCCGGGTCTTTCACCGGCACGACGACCACCCACGCGCCGTCGACGGGTGTCACGCGCCGAACCGGGCGCGCAGCCGAGGCAGGATCTCGGCGCCGTAGCGGCGCAGGAAGGCCTCCTGGTCGTGGCCGGGGTCGTGGAACACCAGGTGACGGAACCCGAGCGACACGTACCAGGCGATCCGCTCGACGTGCTCATCGGGGTCGTCCGACACGATGAAGCGCGACGCGGTGCGCTCGATGGGCAGCTCTTCCCCGAGGCGCTGCATCTCGATGGGGTCGTCGACGCCCATCTTCTCGTCGGGGGTGAGCGCCAGCGGCGCCCAGAAGCGGGTCTTCTCGCGCGCCGCGTCGAGCGTGGTGTCGAGCGACACCTTGATCTCCATCAGCGTGTCGATGTCGTCGCGGGTGCGGCCCTCCTTGCCGAGGCCCTCGTCGAGCGCGGGCAGCAGGGTGTCGGTGTACAGCTCGCGCTTCTTGCCGCTGGTGGTGATGAAGCCGTCGGCGATACGGCCGGCGAGGCGGGTGGCGGCGGGTCCTGCTGCGCCGATGTAGATCGGCACCGGCTCGGGCAGCTTGTCGTAGATCGTGATGTTCCGGGCCGTGTAGTACGTGCCCTCGAAGTTCACCCGGTCTTCCGACCACAGTCGGCGGATGAGGCCGATCGCCTCCTTCATGCGCTGGAAGCGCTCCGGCGGGTCGGGCCACGCGATGCCGAGGTTGGCCTCGTTCAGCGCTTCGCCGGTGCCGACGCCGAGGATCACGCGGCCCGGATACATCACGCCCAGTGTCGCGAAGTCCTGCGCGACGACGGTCGGGTTGTAGCGGAACGTCGGGGTGAGCACCGAGGTTCCGATGAGCACGCGCGACGTCTTCGCGCCCAGTGCGCCGAGCCACGGGACGGATGCCGGTGCGTGGCCGCCCTCGTGCAGCCACGGCTGCAGGTGGTCGCTGATGAACACCGAGTCGAAGCCGACCTCTTCTGCCAGCACGGCGTAGTCGAGCAGCTCGGTCGGCCCGAACTGCTCGGCCGACGCCTTGTATCCGAAGCGGATGGGGACCATCAGAGCTCTCCTCTCGATGCGTCCGCGGTCGCGGTCGCGAATTCGGATCCGTCGGCGCGGGTGAGCCGCGCGCGGAAGGCGTCGACGGTGCCCGGCCACAGCAGGGTGAGCCGCCCCCGGTCGACGTACCAGTTGCGGCATCCGCCGGTCATCCAGGGGGTGGATGCTGCGGCCTGCGCGATCTCGTCGGTGTACTGGCGCTCGGCCTCGGCGCGCGGCCGCAGCACGCCGCCCGGATAGCCGGGGCGGGCCCCCAATGCGCGCACCGCGTACGCCGCCTGCTCTTCGAGGATGAGCACCGACGAGTTGTGGCCGAGAGCGGCGTTGGGGCCGTCGAGTACGAACATGTTGGGGAACCCGGGCACCACCGTCGAGGCGAACGAGGTCATGCCGTCCGACCAGTGCTCGGCGAGGGTGACGCCGTCTTCGCCGGTGACGAGTGCGGCGTAGGGCTGGCGCAGGGTGAGGAACCCGGTCGCGAGCACGAGCACGTCGGCCTGAACGCGGGTGCCGTCGGCGGCCACGAGCGTGTCGCCGTCCACGCCGGCGAGCGCCGAGGTGACGAGCGTGACGGCATCGGAGGCGACCGCGGGGTAGAAGTCGTCCGAGAGGAGCACCCGCTTGCACCCGAACGCGTAGTCGGCGGTGAGGGCGTCGCGCAGAGCCTCGTTCTCGACCTGCGCCCGCAGGTGCGCCCGGGCGGTCGCCGCCGCAGTGGCCGCTGCCGCCGGATCCCCCGAGCGCGATGCGAAGCGGGCCTCGCCCTCGGCGTAGAGCGCTGCCCGGCGGGCGGCGAGTTCGCCCGGATGCTCCGCGAAGTAGGCGCGCTCCTCGTCGGTGAACGGGCGGCCGCCGCGGGGCATGATCCACGCGGGGGAGCGCTGCAGCAGCGTGACGTGTGCGGCACGCCGGGCGAGTTCGGGCACGACCTGGATGGCGCTCGCCCCCGACCCGACGACGGCGACGTGTGCGCCCTCGAGCGTGACGTCGTGGTTCCATCGCGCGGTGTGGAACATCGGACCGGCGAAGGTCTCGAGCCCCGGGAAGGCGGGGATGCGCGGCTCGGTGAGCCGTCCGCAGGCGAGCACCAGCGCGGCGGCGGTGAGCACACCCGGCTCGGCGCCGCCGAGTTCGATGCGCCACTGCGCGGCCTCGGCGTCCCAGGTGGCGCCCTGCATCAGCGTGTTCAGCCGCAGCCGGCCGCCGTCGAGCTCGGCGGCCGCGACGTCTGCGAGGTAGCGGTGCAGCTCGGCGCCCTCGGCGAACTCGCCGCTCCAGTCGGGATTCGGGTGCGTCGCGAACCCGTACAGGTGCGCCGGCACGTCGCACGCGATGCCCGGATAGGTGTTGTCGCGCCAGGTTCCGCCGACGGATGCTCCGCGCTCGAGCACCACGAAGTCGTCGATCCCCGCGCGACGCAGCGCGATCGCCATGCCGATGCCCGCGAAACCGGCGCCGACGATCGCGACCTCGACGTCGGTCATGCCTGCCCCACCGGCGCCGCCGGTCCCTGAGCCTGTCGAAGGGCCCCACCCCGGTTGACGCCCGCCTCCGCGTACGTGGTCGTGCGCAGCCGGAACGGCCGGAACATGCGCGCCGCGATCGCCGCGGCATCCGCCACCGGAAGCTCCTGCCCGTACTCGATGCCCGCCTCGGGCTTCACGCGGCCGTCGAGGAGCGTGCCGCCCAGGTCGTCTCCGCCCGAGCGGAGCAGCACGGCGGCATCGGCCCGGCCGACGCGGGTCCACGGGATCTGGATGTGCGGGATGCTGCCCGACAGCAGCAGGCGCGACACCGCCACCATGGCCCGGTGCTCGTCGATCGGAGAGCGGCCCGCGACCAGCGGCACGCCGCCGAGCCGCCCGGGCAGGGGGATCGGCACGAACTCGCTGAACCCGCCGCCCGACCCCGTCTTCGCCGCCGCAGCCTGCAGCCGCCGCAGCTCGCGCAGGTGCGCGATGCGCTCGCCGGCCGTCTCGACGTGGCCGTAGAACAGCACGCTGGTCGAGCGGAACCCGGTGGCGTGCGCGGCGGCGATGCCCTCGGTCCACCGGTCGATGGGCAGATCGTCGGGGGCGACGAGGCGGCGGACGCGCTCGCTCAGCACCTTCACGCCGGTGCCGGGCACGGTGTCGACGCCCGCTGCACGCAGTTCGGCGAGGGCGCCGTCGAGACCCAGGCCGCCGCGATCGGCGAGATCGCGCACGTCCTGCGGGCGGTAGGCGTGCAGGTGGATGCCGGGCGCCGCGCGCTTGACCGTGCGCGCGATGTCGAGATAGGCCTCCGCGTCGACGCCGGGGTCGAGTCGGCCCTGCACGCAGATCTCGGTCGCGCCGAGGCCCACGGCATCCGCTGCGATCGCCGCGACGTCGTCGATGCCGAACGCCTGGGCGCCGGCGGGGACGCCGCGGGTGAACCCGCTCGACGTGAGGTTGCGGTTGACCACCAGGGTGATCGCCTCGCCCACGGTGTACCGGCGCACGTCGTCGGCGACGGCGGTGAGGGCGTCGAGGTCGCGCCCGGTGGCCTCGAGGAGGGCGACCCACTCGGCGTCGTCGAGGGCGAGAGGGTCGGATGCCGCGGCCTCGGCGAGCTTCGCCGTCGCCCCGGTCCCCGAGCTCATCGAGCGGCTCAGCGACCTGGACGCGTCGTCGGACCCCGAGCTCGTCGCGGGGCTGAGCGACCTGGTTGCGAGCCCGGTCACCGGATCGGCCAGCGCCGCCACCGGGGCGCGCATCGCCGGATCGAGCCACGTCGCGGCATCCGTCACGAACTCCGGATGCGCCGTCAGGCGCTCCTGGAGCTCGAACCCGAGGGCGGCCGTCTGCGCAGCCAGGTCGTCGACGTGCGGCCACGGGCGCTCGGGGTTGACGTGGTCGGCGGTGAGCGGCGACACCCCGCCCCAGTCGTCGATGCCGGCACGCACCAGGAGGGCGAACTCGCCCGGGTCGGAGAGGTTGGGTGGCACCTGGATGCGCATGCGCGCGCCCATCACGAGGCGGGCGACGGCGACCGCGGCGACGTACTCGCGCAGGTCGGCGTCGGGGGCATCCTGCATCGCGGTGCGCGGCTTCGCGCGGAAGTTCTGCACGATGACTTCCTGGATGTGCCCCTGCGGGCCGGCGGGGCCGTCGACGGCATGCCGCTCGTGCGCGTCGCGGAGGGCGACGAGCGATTCGGCGCGGTCGCGCACGGTCTCGCCGATGCCCACGAGGATGCCGGTGGTGAACGGCACCCGCTCGGCACCTGCCGCGTCGATCACGGCGAGACGCACGTCGGGATCCTTGTCGGGCGAGCCGAAGTGCACCTGACCGGGCTCTTCGTAGAGGCGCCGCGACGTCGTCTCGAGCATCATGCCCATCGACGGCGCCGTGGGGCGCAGCATCCGAAGCTCGTCCGCCGTCATCACGCCCGGGTTGAGGTGGGCGAGCATGCCGGTCTCGTCGGTGATCAGCCGCGCGATGAACCCGACGTAGTCGAGCGTCGAGGCGAAGCCGTGCTCGTCGAGCCAGGCGCGCGCCTCGGGCCAGCGGTCTTCTGGGCGGTCGCCGAGGGTGAGGAGCGCCTCCTTGCAGCCGAGCGCCTGGCCCTGTCGCACCACCGCGAGCACCTGCTCAGGAGACATGAACGCGGGCTTGCTCTTCTTGAGCAGCTGACCCGGGGTGTCGACGAACACGCAGTAGTGGCAGCGGTCGCGGCAGAGGGTGGTCAGGGGCACGAAGACCTTGCGCGAGTACGTGATCACGCCGGGGCGACCGGATGCCGCGAGCCCGGCGTCGCGCCGCGCGGAGGCCAGATCGAGGAGGCGCTCGAAGTCCGCGCCGTCCGCGTGGAGGAGGGCCTCGGCGTCGGCGATCTCGAGGCGCTCACCCCTGCCGGCGAGGCCGAGGGCGCGCGCGACGGCCGGCGACGAAACGGGGGATGCCACAGCGGTCACCGTTCCAGTCTCGCACCGCCCCGGGTCGGGGGCGCCGCGGATCGTTGCGGGTCTGTGAACGATTCATCCCCGCTCAGGCATGCACCGCTGGCACACTAGAGGGCATGGTCACCCTCCTGCTCGACTCGACTCAGCTCGAGATCGTGCTGTCGGGCGCCGAGAAGGCGATGGCGTTCCGCAAGAGCAACGTCGTGATCGAGCGCTCGACGATCACGAAGGTGCAGCTCACCGACGACGGATGGACATGGCTGCGCGGGGTTCCGAGCCCCGGCACCCGCATCCCGGGCGTCGTGGCCATGGGCACCTGGAAGTCGGCCGGCGGCGCCGATTTCGCCATCATCCGCCGCCACCGCCCGGGTGCCGTCATCGACCTCGACGGCCACGACGAGTTCCAGCGCATCGTGCTGACCACGCGCCACGGGCTGGCGCTCGTGCAGGCGCTCCAAGTCGACCTCGCGGCCGAACCGGTCGACGTGGTCGAGATCGCCGCCGAGACCGGCACGATCGACATCCCGGCTCCTGCCGCGAAGCCGCGCACCCGCAAGGCGCCGACGCCCGCTCCCGCGGTCTGACTCCCACCCGTCGCTCTCGTCAGCGGGTCGTGCCCGACTGTGGTCAGCTGACGTCGCGGCGCCAGCTGACCAGGTGGCCGAGCAGCAGCGCGACCGCTGCGTAGCCGAGCAGCACCAGCCCGCCCACCCACCATTCGAGCGCGCTCTCTGCCTGCGGCATGCCCACGGTGAACAGGCTCGCCCCGACGAGGGCGTCGGATGCCGCACCCGGGAGGTACTTCACGACGTCGTTCAACTCGGTGACGAACGCCGCAGCCGCTCGGCCGACGGGCTCGAGGAACTGCGTGAACACCAGCACGCCCACGATCGCCCCGACCTGGTTGCGCACCAGCGCCCCCACCCCGATGCCGACCAGCACCCAGAGCACGTAGGCGATCAGCATCCGTCCGAACAGCGCCCAGGTGTCGGGCTCGTCGAGTGCGGTGGGGAGGTCGTTCGCCACCAGGATGCCGGCAGCGGGCCCGACGGCGGCGACGATGCCCGCGACGGCGTAGATCACTCCGATGAGGACGCCGACGACGATCTTCGCCCACAGCACCGTGCCCCGGCGCGGGATGGCGAGGAAGGTCGGAGTCAGCGTCTTGTGGCGGAACTCGCCCGTCACCATGAGGGTTCCCAGGAGGAGCGGGAACACGTACCCGACCGAGGTGGCGGTGCTGTAGAGCGTCGGCGCGAGGCCTTCGGCGGGGAGCACGGGTGCGTCGTCACCGAGGGATCCGCTCGCCGACAGCGAGAATGCGAGCCCCACCGCGGCGGCGGTGAAGGCGATGTAGGCGACCAGCACGATGCCCAGCAGCCACCAGATCGACGTCGTGAAGAGCTTGGTCGATTCGGAGCGCGTCGCCCGCCTGAGGCTCATCGCTGCTCACCCCCGTCTGCGGTGTCGTCTGCGGCGGGGTGCTCGTCGTCGGGCACGTCGGGCTCGGGCTCGGCAGGCTCGGGCACGTCGGGCTCGGGCTCGCCGGCGTCGTGCTCCGGCTCGCCGGGATTGTGCGGCGAGTCGTACGAGGCGAAGAACGCGTCGGCGTCGACGTCGGCGTCGGTGCGGACGTAGTCCTCCCAGGGGCGGTCGCTGTCTTCGTCGTCGGGCAGGGTCGGCGTGTCGTCGTCGGCGGGCTCGGCGACGGATGCTTCGTCCGCGGTCTCTGCGGGAGTGTCGGACGCCGGCTCAGGGGTGGGCTCGGGTTCGACGTCGGTCTCTGCTGCCGGATCCTGCTCGGACTGCCAGTCCGCTTCGGGCTCGGGCTCGGGCTCCGGTTCCGCCTCGGCCTCGGCCTCCGGTTCCGGCTCGGCCTCGATGCTCTGCTCAGGCGCCTGCTCCGGCACGGCCTCAGCCGCATCTGTCTCAGCGGCGACGGCATCCGTCTCCACTCCGGCATCCGTCTCGGGTTCGCTGCCGGCGACGGGGTCCGGCACCGCGACCGTCGCTGCCACCGCGCCGGCCGCGCTCGGGTGCACGCGCGTGCCGTTGACGAGATCGAGGAACACCTCTTCGAGCCCGGGGCCGCGACGGTGCAGCGACGACAGGGCGACGCCGGCGTCGGCGGCGATGCGCCCGATCTCGGCGGGTTCGGCGCCGCGCACCGACAGCCCCGACCGCAGCACCTCGAACCCGATGCCCGCGTCGGTGAGCGCTGCGATCAGCGCCTCGCGGTCGGGCGCGTCGGTCACCGTCGCGTGGTCGTCGGGGTCGGCGAGGTCTTCGATGCCGCCCTGGAACACGAGGCGCCCGTGCGAGATGATCAGCAGCGCGTCGACCGTCTGCTGCACCTCGGCCAGGAGATGCGACGACACCAGCACGGTGCGCCCCTCGCGGGCGAGCTGCTGCAGGAACCCGCGGATCCACTTGATGCCTTCGGGATCCAGTCCGTTCGTCGGCTCATCGAGCACGAGCACGCCGGGGTCGCCGAGCAGTGCTGCGGCGAGACCCAGGCGCTGGCGCATCCCGAGCGAATAGCCGCCCACCTTGCGCCCGGCCGCATCGGCCAGCCCGACGAGCTCGAGGAGTTCGTCGACGCGGGCTCTGCGTACGCCGGCCGCGTCGGCGTAGACCGCGAGGTGGCCGGCTCCGCTGCGGCCGGGGTGGAAGCTCGAGGCCTCGAGCACGGCGCCCACGCTCTGCAGCGGGTTCGCCAGGCTGCGGTACGGCACACCGCCGATCGTCGCCGTGCCGGCGCTCGGGCGCACGAGGCCCAGCAGCACGCGCAGTGTGGTCGTCTTGCCGGCGCCGTTCGGGCCGAGGAAGCCCGTCACCACTCCCGGCTCCACACGAGCCGAGAGGTCGTCGACCGCAGTCACCGAGCCGAATCGCTTCGTCACCCCCGAGAACTCCAGCACCTCACCTGCCGGCATGCCGAACCCTCTCGTCGTCGTGAGTCGTTCCCCACATCTTTGCGGAAACGTCGCCCGTTGTCCCTGGTTCCTTCCGGTCGCGTCGCGATTCCGCCCGCTCCGCCGCGGGGGCCGCGGGGTAACGTTGCGGGCGTGACCGACGCACCTGAGCCCACCGTCCTCGTCCGGAGCGCGGGAGGACTCGGGCGCCTCACCCTCAACCGGCCACGCGCGATCAACGCGCTCGACCTCGACATGGTCCGCCAGCTCAGCGCGGCACTTGACGCCTGGGAGACCGACACCGATGTCGAGCTCGTCGTCCTCGACGGCGCGGGGGAGCGGGGCCTGTGCGCCGGCGGCGACGTGCGCGTGCTCGCCGAGCGGGTGGTGGGCGGCCGCTTCGACGAGGCCGCCCTGTTCTTCCGCGAGGAGTACGCGCTCAACGCCCGGATCGCGGAGTACCCGAAGCCGATCGTCGCGCTCGCCGACGGCATCACCATGGGCGGCGGCATCGGCCTCGCCGGGCACGCGGCGATCCGTGTGGTCACCGAGCGGTCGCAGCTCGCCATGCCCGAGACCCGCATCGGCTTCACCCCCGACGTGGGAGGGACGTGGCTCCTCGCCCACGCGCCCGGACACCTCGGCGAGTACCTCGCCCTCACCGGAGCGGTGATGGATGCCGCCGACGCGGTGTACGCCGGGCTCGCCGACCACCTCGTGCCCGTCGACCACCTCGATGGACTGCGAGAGGCGTTCGAGACCCGCGCCGACCCGTCGAGTCCCACCGAACTGGTGCTGCTGTTCGACGAGACGCCCGCTCCGTCGGCGCTCGAGCGCAGCCGCGCGTGGATCGACGACGCGTTCGCCGCCGACACCGTGGCCGAGATCGTCGAGCGCCTCCGCGCCCGCCCCGAGCCCGAGGCATCCGCCACCGCCGACCTCCTCGGCGAGCTCTCGCCGACGGGGCTCGCCGTCACCCTCGCAGCGGTGCGTCGCGCGCGCGGACTCGCCGGGCTGCGGGATGCCCTCGCTCAGGAGTACGGCCTCGTGATGTGGTTCGCGCAGACCCAGCCCGACCTCGCCGAGGGCATCCGCGCCCAGGTCGTCGACAAGGACCGCTCGCCGCGCTGGCAGCCCGCCGCCCTCGCCGATCTCGATCCGGGCATCGCCGACCAGGCGTTCGCTCACGTGCCCGCGGAGCCGCTCTGGTCGTGAGCGCGTACGCTCGACGGATCGGGATTCGCGAGGAAGAGGCGGAACAGGCGTGTTCGACAGTCCCCTGTCGGCGTCGGCATACGAGGTGCTCGGCGTCGAACCCACCGCCGACGAGGAGTCGCTGAAGCGGGCGTACCGACTGCGCCTGCGGCAGACGCACCCCGACACCGGCGGCGATGCCGCGGTGTTCATCCAGGTGCAGCGCGCCTGGGAGCTCGTCGGCGATGCGTCGGCGCGTGCTGCGTACGACCGCGGACACGGGTTCGGGGCATCCGCGACGCCCGACTTCTCGCCCGCGCCCGACTCGGGCGTCACGTGGCGGGCGCCCCGCGCCGACTCGCGTGACACGCGGCCGCGAGCGCGTTCGCACGGCCACCCGGGCGGGTGGCGGCGCGAGCGGTACCTCGAGCTGATCCGCGAATGGGCGGGGCGCGGGGTCGATCTGCCCGACCCCTACGATCCCGCACTCGTCCGCTCGGCTCCCCACGATGTGCGCCGACTCCTCGCCGATGCGCTCGCCGAAGAGGCCACCGCACGGGTCATCGCCGACCTCGGCATGGGCTACACCGTGTGGCACGACGTCGCGCCGCCCGCCCGGGGTGGTGGATCAGACGACAAGATCGACCACATCGTGCTCGGTCCGAGCGGGCTGTACGGCGTGCTCTCGGAGGACTTCGGCGGTCCGGTGCGGGTCCGCCGGGGCGAGCTCATCGGCGACGGCGTCGCCGGCGCCCCCGTGGCCGACCTGGTCGCGCGACTGCGGCTGATGGCGCGCGCGGCGGGGGTGCGCTTCAGCGGGGCGGTCGTCGTGCTGCCCGACGACGATGTGCTTCAGGCGATCGACGAGATCGGCAAGGTGCGCGGCACCCCGGTGGCGATCGTGTCGCGCAGCGCGCTGTCGGCGGTGCTGCGCCGGGGGATCACGGGGGTGCGCTCCATCGGCGGAAACGAGGTCTTCGACGTGCGGACCCGCCTGCAGCAGACGGTGCGTTTCGCCTGACGGCAGGACGCCGGCGGTGCTGGTGCCGGGCGGTTCGTCGCCGGGTCAGCCGGCCAGGCCGAACAGCTCCAGCGGGTGGGTGAGCCGCCACCAGGCGCTCGGCGGCTCGATGTCGGCCGCGAGCTCGAGATCGACCGTGGCCGAGTCGAGCGGGCCGTCGGCGGTGATCGAACCGACGACGGAGCCGGCGGCGCGTGCGTCGCCGAGGTCGTACGCCGGGGTGAGTGTGCTGGTGCCGCCGTTCCACAGCACCACTGTCGCGTCGGCGGAGGTCACGATGTCGGAGTCCGACCCCCACAGCGTCGTCACCGTACCGGCCACGGTGCCCGCCGGCACCGACGGGAACGGCTGCAGCTGCGCCTCGACTTGGTCGTAGAGCGAGCGCGACGCCTCGAGGCGGGCCTCGTCGTCGGCCTGGCCCAGCACGGCGGCATACAGGCGCACCGCGGTCTCGCCGACGACCACGTCTTTCGCGGAGAGCAGGTTCCACCGGTCGAGCGTGCCGGTCTTGATGCCCACGACGCCCTCATCGGCGAGAAGTCCGTTGGTGTTGTCGACGACGCCTGCCCCGGGGAGCTCCACCGACTTCTCGGCGACGATCTCGGCGATGACCGGGTTCGCCATGGCCTTCTGCGCGAGGGTGAGCAGCGCAGCCGGGCTCGCGGTGTTCTGGCTGCTCATTCCGGTGGGCTCGACGACGGTGATGCCGGGGACGCCGTGCGCCGTGAGCCAGTCCTGCGCGGCCGCGGCGAAGACCTGGTCCGACGGGAAGAGGTCGCTCGCGAGCCGGTCGGCGTAGTTGTTCGCCGAGCCGATGAGCATGCCCTCGAGCATCTGGTACTGCGTGAGCGACCCGCCCACCGGCACATCGAGCGCGGACTCGCCGCGGGCGCGATAGCTCCAGTAGTCGAGGTTGTCGCTGTAGTCGAAGCTGTACGCCGGCCCGTCTTCGCCGAGCTCGAGCGGGAGTTCGTCGAGCACGACGAGCGCCGTCACGACCTTCGTGATGCTGGCCATCGCGTCGGCGTCGGGGGTGGATGCCGGCGTGCCCGAGATGCCCGCCACCGTGACGGCGGCGCTGCCCTCTGCGGGCCAGGTCATCTCGGCGGCTGCCGCGGCGGCC is a window of Microbacterium terrae DNA encoding:
- a CDS encoding flavin-containing monooxygenase, yielding MTDVEVAIVGAGFAGIGMAIALRRAGIDDFVVLERGASVGGTWRDNTYPGIACDVPAHLYGFATHPNPDWSGEFAEGAELHRYLADVAAAELDGGRLRLNTLMQGATWDAEAAQWRIELGGAEPGVLTAAALVLACGRLTEPRIPAFPGLETFAGPMFHTARWNHDVTLEGAHVAVVGSGASAIQVVPELARRAAHVTLLQRSPAWIMPRGGRPFTDEERAYFAEHPGELAARRAALYAEGEARFASRSGDPAAAATAAATARAHLRAQVENEALRDALTADYAFGCKRVLLSDDFYPAVASDAVTLVTSALAGVDGDTLVAADGTRVQADVLVLATGFLTLRQPYAALVTGEDGVTLAEHWSDGMTSFASTVVPGFPNMFVLDGPNAALGHNSSVLILEEQAAYAVRALGARPGYPGGVLRPRAEAERQYTDEIAQAAASTPWMTGGCRNWYVDRGRLTLLWPGTVDAFRARLTRADGSEFATATADASRGEL
- the fgd gene encoding glucose-6-phosphate dehydrogenase (coenzyme-F420) — protein: MMVPIRFGYKASAEQFGPTELLDYAVLAEEVGFDSVFISDHLQPWLHEGGHAPASVPWLGALGAKTSRVLIGTSVLTPTFRYNPTVVAQDFATLGVMYPGRVILGVGTGEALNEANLGIAWPDPPERFQRMKEAIGLIRRLWSEDRVNFEGTYYTARNITIYDKLPEPVPIYIGAAGPAATRLAGRIADGFITTSGKKRELYTDTLLPALDEGLGKEGRTRDDIDTLMEIKVSLDTTLDAAREKTRFWAPLALTPDEKMGVDDPIEMQRLGEELPIERTASRFIVSDDPDEHVERIAWYVSLGFRHLVFHDPGHDQEAFLRRYGAEILPRLRARFGA
- a CDS encoding ATP-binding cassette domain-containing protein, with protein sequence MPAGEVLEFSGVTKRFGSVTAVDDLSARVEPGVVTGFLGPNGAGKTTTLRVLLGLVRPSAGTATIGGVPYRSLANPLQSVGAVLEASSFHPGRSGAGHLAVYADAAGVRRARVDELLELVGLADAAGRKVGGYSLGMRQRLGLAAALLGDPGVLVLDEPTNGLDPEGIKWIRGFLQQLAREGRTVLVSSHLLAEVQQTVDALLIISHGRLVFQGGIEDLADPDDHATVTDAPDREALIAALTDAGIGFEVLRSGLSVRGAEPAEIGRIAADAGVALSSLHRRGPGLEEVFLDLVNGTRVHPSAAGAVAATVAVPDPVAGSEPETDAGVETDAVAAETDAAEAVPEQAPEQSIEAEPEPEAEAEAEPEPEPEPEADWQSEQDPAAETDVEPEPTPEPASDTPAETADEASVAEPADDDTPTLPDDEDSDRPWEDYVRTDADVDADAFFASYDSPHNPGEPEHDAGEPEPDVPEPAEPEPDVPDDEHPAADDTADGGEQR
- a CDS encoding ABC-2 transporter permease, with product MSLRRATRSESTKLFTTSIWWLLGIVLVAYIAFTAAAVGLAFSLSASGSLGDDAPVLPAEGLAPTLYSTATSVGYVFPLLLGTLMVTGEFRHKTLTPTFLAIPRRGTVLWAKIVVGVLIGVIYAVAGIVAAVGPAAGILVANDLPTALDEPDTWALFGRMLIAYVLWVLVGIGVGALVRNQVGAIVGVLVFTQFLEPVGRAAAAFVTELNDVVKYLPGAASDALVGASLFTVGMPQAESALEWWVGGLVLLGYAAVALLLGHLVSWRRDVS
- the cofG gene encoding 7,8-didemethyl-8-hydroxy-5-deazariboflavin synthase CofG; the encoded protein is MTAVASPVSSPAVARALGLAGRGERLEIADAEALLHADGADFERLLDLASARRDAGLAASGRPGVITYSRKVFVPLTTLCRDRCHYCVFVDTPGQLLKKSKPAFMSPEQVLAVVRQGQALGCKEALLTLGDRPEDRWPEARAWLDEHGFASTLDYVGFIARLITDETGMLAHLNPGVMTADELRMLRPTAPSMGMMLETTSRRLYEEPGQVHFGSPDKDPDVRLAVIDAAGAERVPFTTGILVGIGETVRDRAESLVALRDAHERHAVDGPAGPQGHIQEVIVQNFRAKPRTAMQDAPDADLREYVAAVAVARLVMGARMRIQVPPNLSDPGEFALLVRAGIDDWGGVSPLTADHVNPERPWPHVDDLAAQTAALGFELQERLTAHPEFVTDAATWLDPAMRAPVAALADPVTGLATRSLSPATSSGSDDASRSLSRSMSSGTGATAKLAEAAASDPLALDDAEWVALLEATGRDLDALTAVADDVRRYTVGEAITLVVNRNLTSSGFTRGVPAGAQAFGIDDVAAIAADAVGLGATEICVQGRLDPGVDAEAYLDIARTVKRAAPGIHLHAYRPQDVRDLADRGGLGLDGALAELRAAGVDTVPGTGVKVLSERVRRLVAPDDLPIDRWTEGIAAAHATGFRSTSVLFYGHVETAGERIAHLRELRRLQAAAAKTGSGGGFSEFVPIPLPGRLGGVPLVAGRSPIDEHRAMVAVSRLLLSGSIPHIQIPWTRVGRADAAVLLRSGGDDLGGTLLDGRVKPEAGIEYGQELPVADAAAIAARMFRPFRLRTTTYAEAGVNRGGALRQAQGPAAPVGQA
- a CDS encoding enoyl-CoA hydratase/isomerase family protein, with product MTDAPEPTVLVRSAGGLGRLTLNRPRAINALDLDMVRQLSAALDAWETDTDVELVVLDGAGERGLCAGGDVRVLAERVVGGRFDEAALFFREEYALNARIAEYPKPIVALADGITMGGGIGLAGHAAIRVVTERSQLAMPETRIGFTPDVGGTWLLAHAPGHLGEYLALTGAVMDAADAVYAGLADHLVPVDHLDGLREAFETRADPSSPTELVLLFDETPAPSALERSRAWIDDAFAADTVAEIVERLRARPEPEASATADLLGELSPTGLAVTLAAVRRARGLAGLRDALAQEYGLVMWFAQTQPDLAEGIRAQVVDKDRSPRWQPAALADLDPGIADQAFAHVPAEPLWS
- a CDS encoding glycosyltransferase family protein, translated to MTPVDGAWVVVVPVKDPARGKSRLDAPGVDRIALARAIALDALAAVAACDEVARVVVVTDDAAMPMHAAGIAGVRWIDETAAREHRAAEAIAGRADSVFAAGLDGAIAAGMAEVDDAMPRAALLGDLPALRPDELAVALREAASVPRGVAADAEGTGSTLVTAGAGVAWASSFGDGSFARHLALGCVPLATTDAPTLHRDVDTIDQLEAARTLGLGPRTTAVLERG